The Aspergillus luchuensis IFO 4308 DNA, chromosome 7, nearly complete sequence genome has a segment encoding these proteins:
- the ADH1_2 gene encoding zinc-dependent alcohol dehydrogenase (COG:Q;~EggNog:ENOG410PH61;~InterPro:IPR013154,IPR013149,IPR002328,IPR036291, IPR011032,IPR020843;~PFAM:PF00107,PF08240;~go_function: GO:0008270 - zinc ion binding [Evidence IEA];~go_function: GO:0016491 - oxidoreductase activity [Evidence IEA];~go_process: GO:0055114 - oxidation-reduction process [Evidence IEA]) codes for MSTDNPATRKVAVCIDTQHIKVEERPLPIPNDSEVVVLIEASGICATDLHLVRRSIPYLQREVDVCGHEGVGRIVALGPDVDTSEWRLGDRVAHRWIFDVCRNCEMCQEGNEQLCDSRKLSGKDVEGCWGEYTIVNSKYLMRISEDISATEAAPTLCAGMSGRPHASVLMLNNSVIPGTTAYRAIRTTGLTSGQWIAIIGAGGGLGHLAIQYAKASGLRVLGIDTGPSKRELSCKLGVTSYIDFMDTPDLTADVIRVTDGGPHGVIVVSSSSMAYEQALQYVRKMGIIVCIGITPNKMHFPIGPEYFVARGVRLTGSSTGTMEDTREALQYVRDGRVKPMIVEVRLEDIGACLQALEKGEGDGRFVVKF; via the exons ATGAGTACTGATAATCCAGCCACTCGCAAAGTGGCTGTATGCATTGATACCCAACATATCAAAGTTGAAGAGCGCCCCCTGCCAATACCAAATGACTCGGAGGTTGTGGTATTAATTGAAGCGAGCGGTATCTGCGCGACAGACTTACATCTCGTGCGACGGAGTATTCCTTACCTTCAACGGGAAGTCGACGTCTGTGGTCATGAGGGTGTTGGACGTATTGTTGCTCTCGGGCCGGATGTAGACACTTCAGAGTGGCGCTTGGGAGACCGAGTCGCTCATCGGTGGATCTTCGATGTCTGCCGGAATTGCGAGATGTGCCAGGAAGGGAACGAGCAGCTATGCGACTCGAGAAAGCTTAGTGGAAAGGATGTTGAGGGATGCTGGGGAG AATACACGATTGTCAATTCGAAATATCTGATGCGCATCTCTGAAGATATCTCTGCAACTGAAGCCGCGCCGACCTTGTGTGCTGGTATGAGTGGAAGACCCCATGCGAGCGTGTTGATGCTAAATAATAGCGTAATTCCAGGCACAACGGCATATAGAGCTATTCGTACTACCGGGCTCACTTCTGGGCAGTGGATAGCAATCattggagctggaggcggACTGGGCCACTT GGCAATACAATACGCCAAAGCGAGCGGGCTGCGGGTTCTTGGAATTGACACAGGCCCAAGTAAACGGGAGTTGTCTTGCAAATTGGGTGTCACTTCATACATTGATTTCATGGATACACCA GATCTCACAGCAGATGTCATCCGTGTTACTGATGGAGGTCCTCATGGAGTAATTGTGGTTAGCTCTAGTAGTATGGCTTACGAACAGGCCCTGCAATACGTCCGGAAAATGGGAATCATAGTCTGCATTGGGATCA CACCAAACAAGATGCACTTCCCTATCGGTCCTGAATATTTTGTGGCTCGTGGTGTACGCCTTACTGGCAGTAGCACAGGAACGATGGAGGATACGCGCGAGGCACTGCAGTATGTACGCGATGGTCGAGTCAAACCTATGATTGTTGAGGTGCGATTGGAGGACATCGGGGCGTGTCTGCAGGCACTCGAGAAAGGAGAGGGCGACGGTCGATTTGTGGTCAAATTTTGA